A region of Granulibacter bethesdensis DNA encodes the following proteins:
- a CDS encoding SDR family oxidoreductase, protein MTDHSIKGKTALITGGAKNLGGLVARDLAAQGAKAIAIHYNSTSTKTEADATIAAIQAAGAQAVAFQADLTSASAMEKLFADTVAAIGRPDIAINTVGKVLKKPIFEINEAEYDEMAAVNSKTAFFFLQQAGRHVHDNGKVLTIVTSLLGAYTPFYASYAGMKAPVEHFTRAASKEFGDRGISVNAIGPGPMDTPFFYPAEGADAVAYHKTAAALSKFSKTGLTDLEDIIPWVRLMVSDGWWMTGQTILVNGGYTTK, encoded by the coding sequence ATGACTGATCATTCTATCAAAGGTAAAACCGCTCTGATCACCGGGGGCGCCAAAAACCTTGGCGGTCTGGTCGCGCGTGATCTTGCTGCGCAAGGGGCGAAGGCGATCGCCATTCATTACAACAGCACCAGCACGAAGACAGAGGCTGATGCAACCATCGCGGCCATTCAGGCAGCAGGTGCACAGGCGGTTGCCTTTCAGGCGGACCTGACCTCTGCCTCTGCAATGGAAAAGCTGTTTGCCGACACCGTCGCCGCAATCGGACGCCCTGATATCGCCATCAATACAGTTGGCAAGGTGCTGAAAAAGCCAATCTTCGAGATCAATGAAGCGGAGTATGACGAGATGGCAGCCGTCAATTCCAAAACAGCTTTTTTCTTCCTTCAGCAGGCTGGCCGCCACGTTCACGATAACGGCAAGGTCCTGACGATTGTGACCTCCCTTCTTGGTGCCTACACGCCGTTTTATGCGAGCTATGCCGGCATGAAAGCGCCTGTCGAGCATTTCACCCGCGCCGCATCCAAGGAATTTGGTGATCGCGGTATCTCGGTCAACGCAATTGGGCCTGGGCCGATGGACACGCCGTTCTTTTATCCGGCGGAAGGAGCGGATGCCGTCGCCTATCACAAAACCGCAGCCGCTCTCTCAAAATTTTCCAAGACTGGGCTGACCGACCTTGAGGATATCATACCATGGGTGCGGCTGATGGTTTCGGATGGCTGGTGGATGACCGGCCAGACCATTCTGGTCAATGGCGGCTATACGACGAAGTAG
- a CDS encoding LysR family transcriptional regulator, with protein sequence MDRIDLFHIFARVVEAASFTRAADSLGMPRSSVSVAVAELEKRVGARLLHRTTRKVVPTQDGTVFYERCLRVVADVEETEALFRQGSARPSGKLRVDVPGRIGRLIVAPALPAFLEAYPVIDIMLGVTDRAVDLIEESVDCVLRVGPLSDSSLIARTIGSLPLLNVASPAYLERHGIPEGLGDLGNHWMVNYASPSSGRVEPWEWLEGDVSRTFPMRGRVTVNSAEASIACCLAGLGMIQIPAYDVRQHLEAGELVEILPDYRAEPLPMTLLYPHRQHLSRRVKVFADWLEELLRKAIFPVEKADIFSRITDRKA encoded by the coding sequence CTGGACCGTATTGATCTTTTTCATATTTTTGCGCGGGTTGTGGAGGCAGCGAGTTTTACACGCGCCGCAGACAGTCTCGGTATGCCCCGTTCATCGGTATCGGTGGCGGTGGCAGAGCTGGAAAAGCGGGTAGGGGCGAGGTTGCTTCATCGCACAACCCGCAAGGTCGTTCCCACCCAGGATGGGACGGTTTTCTACGAGCGATGCCTGCGCGTTGTTGCTGATGTCGAGGAAACCGAAGCCCTGTTCCGACAAGGCAGCGCCAGACCTTCCGGCAAGTTGCGTGTCGATGTTCCGGGAAGAATAGGCCGTCTGATTGTGGCACCTGCGCTGCCTGCATTTCTGGAGGCTTATCCCGTTATTGATATAATGCTTGGTGTTACGGATCGGGCCGTTGATCTCATCGAAGAAAGCGTCGACTGCGTGCTGCGCGTGGGCCCGTTGAGTGATTCCAGCCTGATCGCACGGACGATCGGCAGCCTGCCGCTGCTCAATGTCGCCAGCCCCGCCTATCTGGAGCGCCATGGTATACCGGAGGGGCTGGGCGATCTTGGCAATCATTGGATGGTGAACTATGCCTCACCTTCAAGCGGCAGAGTAGAGCCATGGGAATGGCTCGAAGGTGACGTGTCACGCACCTTCCCCATGCGAGGGCGCGTGACCGTCAACAGTGCCGAAGCCTCCATTGCCTGCTGCCTTGCCGGATTGGGGATGATCCAGATCCCGGCTTATGACGTGCGGCAGCATTTGGAGGCGGGTGAACTGGTGGAAATTCTGCCTGATTATCGCGCCGAACCGCTGCCGATGACCCTGCTTTATCCGCATCGCCAGCATCTTTCGCGGCGTGTGAAGGTTTTTGCGGATTGGCTGGAAGAGCTTTTGAGAAAAGCGATATTCCCGGTTGAGAAGGCAGATATCTTCAGCCGTATAACGGACAGAAAGGCTTAA
- a CDS encoding lipid A deacylase LpxR family protein, with product MTGCTRSVWATVAVAGALAMPALFSASAAQATPKPDNSWIVNVDIENDAVAGTDRYYTAGQRVSVVMPSDLTPKWASRVGRALWGDGMQRIAVGIDQSIFTPSNTQVTNPDPHDRPYAATLTANFNLIQDKDNNRSILGLALGVAGPSALGRQVQNGFHDLIGDTENKGWGYQIHDEPIIQFTSERTYRLRMYKFWGLETDALPSLTFGVGNLRVYGQTGVLFRIGQGLQSDFGPNRIRPGLTGGDAYTPTGRFAWYIFAGGDGQAVAHDMTLDGNTWRDSRHVSRQPFVGELEAGLAIIAYGMKVSYTHVVQTQEFHGQHGGLFQFGVFNLSTRF from the coding sequence ATGACCGGTTGCACCAGAAGCGTGTGGGCGACAGTGGCTGTGGCAGGTGCTTTGGCAATGCCCGCCTTGTTCAGTGCTTCCGCCGCTCAGGCTACTCCGAAGCCGGATAATAGCTGGATCGTCAATGTCGACATCGAAAACGATGCCGTTGCCGGGACTGATCGTTACTATACCGCCGGTCAGCGGGTCAGCGTGGTCATGCCAAGTGACCTGACCCCCAAATGGGCATCCCGTGTTGGTCGCGCCCTGTGGGGTGACGGCATGCAGCGGATTGCCGTGGGCATTGACCAGTCGATCTTCACCCCGTCCAACACGCAGGTAACCAATCCGGACCCGCATGACCGGCCTTATGCTGCGACGCTGACCGCCAATTTCAATCTGATTCAGGACAAGGATAACAATCGCAGCATCCTTGGCCTCGCGCTGGGTGTGGCTGGGCCTTCGGCATTGGGGCGGCAGGTGCAGAACGGCTTCCATGACCTGATCGGTGATACCGAGAACAAGGGCTGGGGCTATCAGATTCATGATGAGCCGATTATCCAGTTTACCTCCGAGCGGACCTATCGTCTGCGGATGTATAAATTCTGGGGGCTGGAGACGGATGCCCTGCCATCCCTGACCTTTGGTGTCGGCAATCTGCGTGTATACGGTCAGACCGGCGTGCTGTTCCGCATCGGGCAGGGGCTTCAGAGCGATTTCGGTCCCAACCGGATCAGACCGGGCCTGACGGGTGGGGATGCTTACACCCCGACCGGACGCTTCGCCTGGTACATCTTTGCCGGTGGGGACGGGCAGGCTGTGGCTCATGACATGACGCTGGATGGCAATACCTGGCGCGACAGCCGTCATGTCTCCCGTCAGCCTTTCGTCGGGGAGCTGGAAGCCGGGCTGGCGATCATCGCCTACGGCATGAAGGTCAGCTACACCCATGTCGTTCAGACGCAGGAATTCCATGGGCAGCATGGTGGGCTGTTCCAGTTCGGTGTGTTCAATCTCTCAACGCGGTTCTGA
- a CDS encoding lytic transglycosylase domain-containing protein gives MMSIPRRSFLSALPAAACLGAASEVFPSNRAEAQDFRAFIAGVRAEGRRAGISDAILAQALNGLSPNTRVIELDRKQPEFTMTWERYRSTRLSEKRIAAGREQAARNAQLLMQVENAYGVDRGVILGIWGLETNYGGFQGGFNVIEATATLAWEGRRASFFRSELMAALKILNHGDITMPRMQGSYAGAMGQPQFMPTSFNRYAVDFDGDGRRNIWDSVPDVLASIANYLLKSGWHQGQPWGTQAIAPATIDPSLTGRQNRLSLAEWARLGVTLGNGQRLPPSPLPASLILPDGPGGEAFLAYPNFNVIRRYNPSDFYAIAVGMIGDMVMA, from the coding sequence ATGATGTCTATTCCCCGCCGCTCTTTTCTGTCTGCTCTCCCGGCTGCCGCGTGTCTCGGCGCAGCCAGTGAGGTTTTTCCCTCGAATCGGGCTGAAGCACAGGATTTCCGGGCTTTTATTGCTGGTGTAAGGGCAGAGGGCAGGCGGGCAGGCATCTCCGATGCGATTCTGGCACAGGCGCTGAACGGCCTTTCCCCCAATACGCGGGTGATCGAGCTGGACCGCAAACAGCCCGAATTCACCATGACCTGGGAGCGCTATCGCAGCACGCGCCTGTCGGAAAAACGCATTGCTGCCGGGCGCGAGCAGGCTGCCCGGAATGCACAGTTGTTGATGCAGGTGGAGAACGCATACGGTGTGGATCGCGGCGTTATCCTCGGCATCTGGGGGCTGGAGACCAATTACGGCGGGTTTCAGGGTGGCTTCAACGTCATTGAGGCAACAGCCACGCTCGCATGGGAAGGCCGCCGCGCTTCTTTTTTCCGGTCGGAGCTGATGGCGGCGCTGAAAATCCTGAATCATGGCGACATCACGATGCCACGCATGCAGGGAAGCTATGCCGGGGCCATGGGACAGCCGCAATTCATGCCGACCTCCTTCAACCGGTATGCGGTTGATTTCGATGGCGATGGTCGACGCAATATCTGGGACAGCGTGCCGGATGTGTTGGCCTCGATCGCCAATTATCTGCTCAAATCCGGCTGGCATCAGGGACAACCCTGGGGGACGCAGGCGATTGCCCCGGCGACGATCGATCCTTCTCTGACCGGGCGGCAAAACAGGCTGAGCCTTGCGGAATGGGCGCGGCTTGGCGTGACGCTTGGTAATGGGCAGAGGCTTCCGCCGTCTCCCCTCCCGGCCTCCCTGATTCTGCCGGATGGGCCGGGGGGCGAGGCTTTTCTTGCTTATCCGAATTTTAACGTGATTCGGCGCTATAATCCTTCCGACTTCTATGCCATTGCCGTGGGCATGATCGGGGATATGGTGATGGCGTGA
- a CDS encoding SPOR domain-containing protein has product MTIRSDLEKVGKAALWRKLCVFGSVAGLAGCMRGHAPLPMPHLTVGAPYQVGDVWYYPAEQVRLTQTGLATVDTDTSSRLTADGERYDPQALAAAHQTLQLPAIVRITNLENGRSLRLRVNDRGPASPSRLVSLTPRAAALLGIQGPTKIRLDVDEAASTQLLDHFRPPADGVKMQAAPRQEVAQESLAPPSGVSGSAGIQSTPARTIPDQAENSAADIGPLPEQVEQGVPSPGNLYIKAGVFGGVRAASIQASRLGAMGARVERARVNGQERDTVLMGPFATIAEADAALERALAAGVPDARIVVATDSRQLID; this is encoded by the coding sequence GTGACGATACGGTCGGATCTGGAAAAGGTAGGCAAGGCTGCACTCTGGCGGAAGCTGTGCGTGTTCGGGAGTGTTGCGGGCCTTGCCGGTTGTATGCGTGGTCATGCCCCGCTGCCGATGCCGCATCTGACAGTTGGTGCACCCTATCAGGTCGGGGATGTCTGGTATTATCCGGCCGAGCAAGTCAGGCTGACCCAAACCGGTCTGGCGACGGTGGATACAGATACCTCCTCACGTCTGACAGCCGATGGTGAGCGCTATGATCCGCAGGCTCTGGCGGCAGCGCATCAGACGTTGCAACTGCCTGCCATCGTGCGGATCACCAATCTGGAAAACGGGCGGAGCCTGCGTCTGCGTGTCAATGATCGGGGACCGGCCTCGCCATCACGTCTGGTATCGTTGACGCCGCGGGCCGCTGCATTGCTGGGCATTCAGGGACCGACGAAAATTCGGCTGGATGTTGATGAAGCAGCATCAACCCAGTTGCTTGATCATTTCCGCCCCCCGGCGGATGGGGTGAAGATGCAGGCCGCGCCGCGGCAGGAGGTTGCGCAGGAAAGCTTGGCCCCTCCGTCCGGGGTATCCGGCTCTGCCGGTATTCAGTCCACGCCTGCCCGGACCATCCCTGATCAGGCAGAGAACAGCGCTGCCGATATTGGTCCGCTGCCGGAACAGGTGGAGCAGGGGGTTCCAAGCCCCGGTAATCTGTATATCAAGGCAGGGGTTTTTGGTGGTGTGCGGGCTGCCTCGATTCAGGCTTCCCGTCTGGGAGCGATGGGGGCGCGGGTTGAACGTGCCAGGGTGAACGGGCAGGAACGTGATACGGTTCTGATGGGGCCGTTCGCCACCATTGCCGAGGCGGACGCAGCGCTGGAGCGTGCTCTGGCGGCAGGCGTGCCTGATGCCCGCATTGTCGTTGCCACCGATAGCCGTCAGTTGATCGACTAG
- a CDS encoding D-alanyl-D-alanine carboxypeptidase family protein: protein MPDVSSYPDLSRRAILGGFAGAAVMAGSVAEGWARGKAGTTHRKKDAAKVAEAAAEPQGSPANTPFGPYDTVAKWAIVVDFNTGATLLDKEADVQMPPSSMTKLMTAYIVYGELKAGKLQLDQMLPVSEKAWRLQGSKMFVPYPGSVKVEDLIRGMIVDSGNDACIVLAEGIAGSEQQFVDLMNQKAKLLGLTNSNFENCTGMPSANHHMSVRDIATLARRIIQDFPEYYHFDSEKTFKYNNIEQQNRNPLVQKGIADGLKTGHTDAGGYGVCASAERNKRRVILVVNGLTTSHQRASESERLLEWAFSQFENVTLFTVGDTIDSAPVYLGTSKTVPLVGGKDLVVTMPRQWQKKAKISISYDAPVRAPVTKGAELGTLTISGDGVPNLTVPLLAGADVPRLGLPSRAMAVLTHYVTGS, encoded by the coding sequence TTGCCAGACGTGTCCAGCTATCCTGATCTGTCCCGCCGCGCGATATTGGGTGGTTTTGCCGGTGCCGCCGTGATGGCAGGGAGCGTAGCCGAGGGATGGGCACGCGGCAAGGCTGGCACGACTCATCGTAAAAAAGACGCGGCCAAGGTGGCAGAGGCTGCGGCGGAACCGCAGGGATCACCTGCGAACACGCCGTTCGGTCCTTATGACACGGTGGCGAAATGGGCAATTGTGGTCGATTTCAATACGGGCGCAACCTTGTTGGACAAGGAGGCGGATGTGCAGATGCCGCCCTCCTCCATGACCAAGCTGATGACCGCCTATATCGTCTATGGCGAGCTGAAGGCCGGGAAGCTGCAACTGGATCAGATGCTGCCGGTCAGCGAGAAAGCATGGCGTCTGCAAGGCTCGAAAATGTTCGTGCCCTATCCGGGCAGCGTGAAGGTCGAGGATTTGATCCGCGGTATGATCGTGGATTCCGGTAATGATGCCTGCATCGTGCTGGCAGAGGGGATCGCCGGATCGGAGCAGCAATTCGTTGATCTGATGAACCAGAAAGCCAAGCTGCTGGGGCTGACGAACAGCAATTTCGAAAACTGTACCGGCATGCCTTCCGCCAACCACCATATGTCGGTGCGTGATATTGCGACGCTGGCGCGGCGTATCATTCAGGATTTCCCTGAATATTATCACTTTGATTCAGAAAAGACCTTTAAATACAACAATATCGAGCAGCAGAACCGCAATCCGCTGGTTCAGAAAGGCATCGCTGACGGGTTGAAAACCGGCCATACCGATGCGGGCGGCTATGGGGTGTGCGCCAGTGCGGAGCGCAACAAACGCCGCGTGATTCTGGTGGTGAATGGTCTGACAACCTCGCATCAGCGGGCATCGGAAAGCGAACGCCTGCTTGAATGGGCCTTCAGCCAGTTCGAGAATGTGACGCTGTTCACCGTAGGGGACACCATCGACAGCGCACCGGTTTATCTTGGCACCAGCAAGACCGTGCCGCTGGTGGGGGGCAAGGATCTGGTGGTGACGATGCCGCGCCAGTGGCAGAAAAAGGCAAAAATCTCCATTTCCTATGATGCTCCGGTGCGTGCACCGGTGACAAAGGGGGCTGAACTCGGAACCCTGACCATCAGTGGAGACGGTGTGCCAAATCTGACCGTACCTCTGCTGGCAGGTGCGGATGTGCCGCGTCTGGGTCTTCCGTCCCGTGCGATGGCGGTGCTGACCCATTATGTCACCGGAAGCTGA
- a CDS encoding TetR/AcrR family transcriptional regulator produces the protein MRAYHHGNLREALVSVGLELIAERGNTGFTNAEIARAVGVSPAAPYRHFRDRNELIAEIGRRGYALFEEALLTAWNGGRPDPVSAIEQCGRAYLSFAREHRAYYTAMFEPGFALEEVPALLTAAERAFGVIRMATEHACTTLPREKRPPALMVALHIWSMAHGIASLFVGRQDHTRRKLPMTAEELLEAGLLIYLQSLGLQNGGGAS, from the coding sequence ATGAGAGCGTATCATCACGGTAACCTGCGGGAGGCGCTGGTCAGCGTCGGGCTGGAGTTGATCGCCGAGCGAGGCAATACCGGCTTTACCAATGCCGAGATCGCTCGTGCCGTTGGGGTCAGCCCGGCGGCACCCTATCGCCATTTCCGGGACCGGAATGAGCTGATCGCCGAAATCGGCCGCCGTGGTTATGCTCTGTTCGAGGAAGCGTTGCTCACAGCCTGGAATGGCGGTCGACCGGACCCGGTCAGCGCCATAGAACAGTGCGGGCGGGCTTATCTGTCTTTCGCCCGTGAACACCGGGCTTACTATACCGCTATGTTTGAGCCGGGTTTTGCGCTGGAAGAAGTGCCGGCCCTGCTGACGGCGGCCGAAAGAGCTTTCGGCGTGATCCGCATGGCGACAGAGCATGCCTGCACCACATTGCCACGTGAAAAGCGGCCTCCGGCTTTGATGGTGGCGCTGCATATCTGGTCGATGGCGCATGGCATTGCGTCGCTTTTTGTCGGCAGACAGGACCATACGCGCCGTAAGCTGCCGATGACCGCGGAAGAGCTTCTTGAAGCGGGGTTGCTGATCTATCTCCAGTCGCTGGGTTTGCAGAATGGTGGGGGAGCCTCTTGA
- a CDS encoding DUF2852 domain-containing protein → MSMWAERIDVFGKAGWLAVIILGFMLWWPFGLLALGFLSASGRLHAWKTGHAEGGGCGWSGPFAYGCASQTTGEGVKEFFSRAWTQRGSGRQRGSGRGSARQTDSSGNEAFDAYRAETLRRLEEEQREFQDYLHRLRQARDKQEFDQFMAEQRNRRQTSPAQGDETQSADVIEHPPAP, encoded by the coding sequence ATGTCCATGTGGGCGGAACGGATTGACGTTTTCGGCAAGGCAGGCTGGCTTGCCGTGATAATTCTGGGGTTCATGCTGTGGTGGCCGTTCGGATTATTGGCGTTGGGGTTCCTGAGCGCGAGCGGTCGTCTCCATGCCTGGAAAACGGGCCACGCTGAAGGTGGCGGATGCGGTTGGAGTGGCCCATTCGCATATGGCTGTGCCAGCCAGACAACCGGAGAAGGCGTGAAAGAATTTTTCTCCCGTGCGTGGACGCAAAGGGGTTCGGGCCGGCAAAGGGGTTCGGGCCGAGGGAGTGCCCGTCAGACTGACAGCAGCGGCAATGAAGCGTTCGATGCCTATCGGGCGGAAACACTCCGCAGGCTGGAAGAAGAACAGCGCGAATTTCAGGACTATCTGCACCGCCTGCGTCAGGCTCGGGACAAGCAGGAATTTGACCAGTTCATGGCCGAGCAGCGTAACCGCCGTCAAACGAGCCCTGCTCAGGGCGACGAAACACAGTCAGCAGACGTCATTGAACATCCGCCTGCGCCATGA
- the tmk gene encoding dTMP kinase, whose amino-acid sequence MPSTDALNRFSSSSGRFITLEGGEGAGKSTQTRAIAEALESLGIRTLVTREPGGTEGAEQLRSLLLYGPDWDGLAETLLHFAARAQHVARTIRPALEQGIWVLCDRYYDSTMAYQGYCQGADRQRIAALSAWLGLDPEVTLVLDAPVEASVQRLATRSGTLTVADRYERLGRPFFEQVRAAFLDIAASSPQRCVVLNGMRPPAEVTRMALAALAEKLGDPRLASAGGAA is encoded by the coding sequence ATGCCGAGTACAGACGCCCTGAATCGATTTTCATCCTCTTCCGGCCGTTTCATCACTCTGGAGGGCGGTGAGGGGGCGGGCAAATCCACCCAGACCCGCGCCATTGCGGAGGCGCTGGAGAGTCTGGGCATCAGAACCCTTGTCACCAGAGAACCGGGCGGTACGGAGGGGGCGGAGCAGCTTCGCTCCCTGCTGCTGTATGGCCCGGACTGGGATGGTCTGGCCGAGACCCTGCTGCATTTTGCGGCCCGTGCCCAGCATGTCGCCAGAACCATCCGGCCTGCGCTGGAACAGGGTATCTGGGTTCTGTGCGACCGGTATTATGATTCGACCATGGCTTATCAGGGATATTGCCAGGGTGCGGACAGGCAGCGGATTGCAGCATTGTCGGCATGGCTGGGACTGGACCCGGAGGTAACACTGGTGCTCGATGCGCCGGTCGAGGCATCGGTACAGCGGCTGGCTACACGCTCCGGCACCTTGACCGTGGCTGACCGTTACGAGCGTCTCGGGAGGCCGTTTTTTGAGCAGGTCCGCGCGGCTTTTCTGGATATCGCCGCGTCCAGCCCGCAGCGTTGCGTCGTACTGAACGGGATGCGTCCCCCTGCCGAGGTTACCCGTATGGCACTGGCCGCATTGGCGGAAAAGCTGGGTGATCCACGTCTGGCCTCTGCGGGGGGTGCTGCATGA
- a CDS encoding DNA polymerase III subunit delta', translated as MTEQTPRQTSRLYGHESAEATLAASVRSGRLHHAWLLTGPAGIGKATLAYRFARWLLAGAPEGGSSQQERNADSPLWLSPDHPVFRRVAADTHADLLSIEAGWDERRKRQRTEIVVDDVREIASFLHLTPAEGGWRVVIVDGADTLNRNAANALLKVLEEPPPRAILLLSCSSPGRLLPTIRSRCRMLRLQALEAAPMQDVLAALLPDLAAAERDLLAGLSEGAPGRALQLAKQDGLALSRLAEDILRTPPSLSHRHDLADMLTKGDMAFSTFMLLLRAILARMVRHAGRSGSGTDEFLCRRPLDAWSDVWHALGRLQDETERFHLDKRQAIFAGLSLLDPS; from the coding sequence ATGACGGAGCAAACGCCTCGTCAGACATCGCGGCTGTATGGCCATGAGTCGGCAGAAGCGACGCTTGCTGCCAGTGTCCGTTCAGGGCGGCTGCATCATGCCTGGCTGCTGACCGGTCCCGCCGGGATTGGCAAGGCGACGCTGGCCTACCGATTTGCCCGCTGGCTGTTGGCCGGAGCACCAGAGGGGGGAAGCTCACAGCAGGAGAGGAACGCGGATAGCCCGTTATGGCTGTCGCCGGATCACCCTGTTTTCAGGCGTGTGGCTGCCGACACCCATGCCGATCTGTTGAGCATTGAGGCTGGCTGGGATGAGCGCCGCAAGCGCCAGCGCACCGAAATCGTCGTTGATGACGTGCGGGAGATCGCATCCTTTCTGCATCTGACACCGGCGGAAGGCGGCTGGCGGGTCGTGATCGTCGATGGAGCCGATACGCTGAACCGTAATGCCGCCAATGCCCTGCTGAAAGTGCTGGAGGAGCCTCCACCAAGGGCGATCCTGTTGCTGAGTTGTTCTTCTCCCGGCAGGCTGTTGCCGACGATCCGCTCCCGCTGCCGCATGTTGCGGCTTCAGGCGCTGGAAGCGGCTCCTATGCAGGATGTTCTGGCCGCCCTGCTGCCTGATCTGGCGGCGGCTGAGCGCGATCTGCTGGCCGGGCTGTCGGAGGGTGCGCCGGGCCGGGCACTGCAACTGGCCAAGCAGGACGGGCTGGCCCTGTCCCGTCTGGCCGAGGATATTCTGCGCACGCCTCCCTCACTCAGCCATCGGCATGATCTGGCCGATATGCTGACAAAAGGGGACATGGCTTTTTCAACCTTCATGCTGCTGCTGCGCGCCATATTGGCCAGAATGGTGCGGCATGCGGGGCGCTCCGGCAGTGGGACGGATGAATTCCTTTGCCGTCGCCCACTTGATGCATGGAGCGACGTGTGGCACGCGCTGGGACGTCTTCAGGATGAGACCGAGCGTTTCCACCTGGATAAAAGGCAGGCGATATTCGCCGGCCTCAGCCTTCTGGACCCGTCATGA
- the metG gene encoding methionine--tRNA ligase produces MNTRYYCTTPIYYVNGAPHIGHAYTCVATDVLARWKRLEGREVFFLTGTDEHGQKVEKAAADAGVDPQTFIDGMADGFRAMAEKMNTSHDRFIRTTEPDHKKAVAALWSRLEERGEIYLGSYEGWYAVRDEAFYGEDELTLKPDGKRYAPTGAPVERVTEPSYFFRLSHWGDALLRLYEDQPDFIAPQARRNEVISFVKQGLTDLSISRTSFSWGVPVPGDAKHVVYVWLDALTNYLTAIGYPDETSPAWPFWPADLHMVGKDILRFHAIFWPAFLMAAGLPLPRRVFAHGWWTVEGEKMSKSLGNTIEPGALVEEFGLDPVRFFLLREVPFGNDGDFSRRAMIGRMNTELANDLGNLAQRTLSLIARNCDGALPARGKETEDDATLLRDAASLPTKMGAQIDRQAFHEALEEAWKVIRAANGYIDRQAPWALKKTDPDRMRDVLRVLADALRIIATVMQPFMPDSAARMLVQLGVPEAAGEQVPFAALKTHLAEGTALPAPQGIFPRFVDEAA; encoded by the coding sequence ATGAACACCCGTTACTATTGCACGACCCCGATCTACTACGTGAATGGTGCCCCGCATATCGGGCACGCCTATACCTGTGTCGCGACTGACGTTCTGGCCCGTTGGAAGCGGCTGGAGGGCAGGGAGGTGTTCTTTCTGACCGGCACGGACGAGCACGGCCAGAAGGTCGAGAAAGCGGCTGCCGATGCCGGGGTCGATCCCCAGACTTTCATCGACGGTATGGCCGATGGTTTCCGCGCTATGGCGGAGAAAATGAACACATCCCATGACCGGTTTATCCGCACCACCGAGCCTGACCACAAGAAGGCGGTTGCCGCCCTGTGGTCCCGGCTGGAGGAACGGGGAGAAATTTATCTCGGCAGCTATGAAGGTTGGTACGCGGTCCGTGACGAGGCTTTCTATGGCGAGGACGAACTCACACTGAAGCCCGACGGCAAACGCTATGCGCCGACCGGTGCGCCGGTGGAGCGGGTGACGGAGCCGAGCTATTTCTTCCGTCTTTCCCACTGGGGGGATGCGCTGCTCAGGCTGTATGAGGATCAGCCCGATTTCATTGCGCCGCAGGCCCGCCGGAACGAGGTGATCAGCTTCGTCAAACAGGGACTGACCGATCTTTCCATCAGCCGCACCAGCTTCTCCTGGGGCGTGCCGGTGCCGGGCGATGCAAAGCATGTCGTCTATGTCTGGCTGGATGCGCTGACCAATTATCTGACCGCTATTGGCTATCCTGATGAAACCTCACCCGCCTGGCCGTTCTGGCCGGCCGATCTTCATATGGTCGGCAAGGACATCCTGCGTTTCCACGCGATTTTCTGGCCAGCCTTCCTGATGGCTGCCGGTCTGCCTCTGCCGCGACGGGTGTTCGCCCATGGCTGGTGGACGGTCGAAGGCGAGAAAATGAGCAAATCCCTCGGCAATACGATCGAGCCGGGTGCACTGGTGGAGGAGTTCGGCCTCGATCCGGTCCGGTTTTTCCTGCTGCGGGAAGTGCCGTTCGGCAATGATGGCGATTTCAGCCGTCGCGCCATGATCGGGCGGATGAATACCGAACTGGCCAATGATCTCGGTAATCTGGCGCAGCGAACCCTGTCCCTGATCGCCCGGAACTGCGATGGCGCTTTGCCGGCGCGGGGGAAAGAGACCGAGGATGACGCCACCCTGCTGCGTGATGCGGCTTCCCTGCCCACGAAAATGGGCGCGCAGATCGACCGTCAGGCGTTTCATGAGGCGTTGGAGGAGGCATGGAAGGTCATCCGGGCCGCCAATGGCTATATCGACCGTCAGGCGCCCTGGGCGCTGAAAAAAACCGATCCGGACCGGATGCGGGATGTGTTGCGCGTTCTGGCCGATGCGCTGCGGATCATCGCCACCGTCATGCAGCCTTTCATGCCTGACAGCGCCGCCCGCATGCTGGTGCAGCTTGGTGTGCCGGAAGCTGCCGGTGAGCAGGTTCCGTTTGCTGCGCTGAAGACGCATCTGGCGGAGGGTACTGCCCTGCCTGCCCCTCAGGGTATCTTCCCCCGTTTTGTTGATGAGGCTGCTTGA